One Methylocaldum marinum DNA window includes the following coding sequences:
- a CDS encoding MBL fold metallo-hydrolase, translated as MDIIDIAVTALGQAGFKFQFGECIVYIDPYLSDSVEKMEGEMCRRMVPIRIAPSLINDADYVLITHAHIDHCDPETIIPISVASPLCKFVCPGEVAFILKELGIEDNRIIIATENWLTISRVLKIRAVPAAHPVIERDLQGNLRCVGYVFEFNARRIYHSGDTSLCAELLSTLSTLGTIDIAILPVNERNYYRERDGIIGNMTVREAFTMATDIGVKVFVPMHWDMFKVNSVFREEIQLLYELIRPDFKLIFNPTVI; from the coding sequence ATGGATATAATAGATATCGCGGTTACTGCACTTGGGCAAGCTGGATTTAAGTTCCAGTTTGGTGAATGTATAGTCTACATCGACCCCTACTTATCCGATTCAGTCGAGAAAATGGAGGGCGAGATGTGTCGTCGCATGGTTCCAATCCGCATAGCTCCTTCACTAATCAATGATGCTGATTATGTATTGATAACACATGCGCATATTGATCATTGTGATCCGGAAACTATCATTCCCATTTCCGTTGCGTCGCCATTGTGCAAGTTCGTTTGTCCTGGTGAAGTTGCGTTTATTCTAAAAGAGCTGGGTATCGAAGATAATCGAATTATCATCGCGACCGAAAATTGGCTAACTATAAGTCGAGTACTAAAGATCCGAGCTGTTCCCGCCGCGCATCCAGTAATTGAGAGAGATCTTCAAGGCAACCTGCGGTGTGTCGGGTATGTTTTCGAATTTAACGCGCGCCGAATTTATCATTCAGGAGATACCTCCCTCTGTGCTGAACTGCTCAGCACGTTATCCACTTTAGGAACAATTGACATCGCTATCCTTCCGGTAAACGAACGCAATTACTATCGGGAAAGAGATGGAATTATTGGCAACATGACGGTAAGAGAAGCTTTTACCATGGCAACGGACATCGGTGTCAAAGTCTTTGTGCCGATGCATTGGGATATGTTCAAGGTGAATTCTGTCTTTCGCGAAGAAATCCAGCTGTTGTATGAGCTTATTCGCCCGGATTTCAAGCTGATTTTTAATCCCACTGTGATCTAA
- a CDS encoding glycosyltransferase — MSVSVIIRTYNEEKHLGDLLKSIRSKNVDGTELEIIVVDSGSTDRTLDIATEYQCNVLHIAKNEFTFGRSLNQGCEAASGDFLVFVSGHCIPENGHWLKLLLEPLRNGVAAYVYGGQIGGNGSRFSETQIFEKYFPPTSKIPQEGFFCNNANAALRKDIWCKNRFNEELTGLEDMELAKRLVQQNMKIAYIADAKVYHLHDESWLKVRRRYEREAIALQYVMPQVHVHFSDFLRYYVSAVLSDIGCALQERKLMAVYREILMFRLMQYWGTYRGNHEHRKLSKEMKEMYFFPK, encoded by the coding sequence ATGTCAGTAAGTGTAATCATCAGAACCTATAACGAAGAGAAACACCTAGGTGATCTTCTTAAGTCGATTAGATCAAAGAATGTAGATGGTACCGAGCTGGAAATAATTGTGGTCGACTCCGGGTCGACTGATAGAACGCTGGATATAGCTACAGAATATCAATGCAACGTTCTCCATATTGCGAAGAATGAATTTACGTTTGGACGCTCATTGAATCAGGGATGTGAAGCCGCGTCAGGTGACTTCTTAGTATTCGTGAGCGGTCATTGCATTCCAGAGAACGGACATTGGTTGAAACTACTCCTCGAGCCGCTAAGGAATGGTGTGGCCGCGTATGTCTACGGGGGACAGATAGGGGGAAACGGAAGTAGATTTAGCGAAACTCAGATTTTCGAAAAATATTTTCCGCCGACGAGCAAAATTCCCCAGGAGGGGTTCTTCTGTAACAACGCAAATGCCGCTCTTAGAAAAGATATCTGGTGTAAGAACCGTTTTAATGAAGAACTGACCGGCCTGGAAGATATGGAACTTGCGAAACGGCTTGTACAGCAGAATATGAAAATCGCTTATATAGCCGACGCAAAAGTTTATCACCTGCACGACGAATCATGGCTAAAGGTTCGCAGACGTTACGAGCGTGAAGCTATTGCGCTACAGTATGTGATGCCACAGGTGCACGTTCACTTTAGCGATTTTCTTCGATACTACGTGAGCGCGGTGTTATCGGATATAGGCTGTGCTCTTCAGGAAAGGAAATTGATGGCCGTATACCGGGAAATTTTGATGTTCAGGCTTATGCAATATTGGGGAACATACCGAGGAAATCACGAACATCGCAAACTATCGAAGGAAATGAAAGAGATGTACTTTTTTCCGAAGTAG